Proteins found in one Oceaniferula flava genomic segment:
- a CDS encoding sialate O-acetylesterase: MIHNHFARLRYTAIPVFLTVFFALSSELCAEQAGSSPLKIFILVGQSNMVGQGEISPQSKPGTLEYLVANDPKAEYQHLVDGSGDWVVRDDVWIQERFASRGGLTAGYGGDTAAGLTDLIGPELGFGHAVGDLYEEQVLIIKAAWGGKSLGLDFLPPSSGPYPTPTESGDPGYFYQQVLEAVSAVTDNLTTYFPDYDGGGYEIAGFCWHQGWNDRIDSGFSNAYETNMVNFINDMRTDLGAPNLPFVIASAAQDPWITYTKVEKAQLKMADVAAYPAFAGNVAAIDTRASYDGLSFWQLAENSPADQGYHWNRNAKSYLNIGKAMADAMSLMVKPRCPYRLKANGDGSGVNLSWENGSDALTSVGVNRHGTTIAAAVSTGTSSFLDTTAQPGVIEYELIFTKSGTPCPPLTLTFDAGITDLEAYRTQTSVKLRWVNNLGYTGIEIRRDGALISTLTGTETSFVDTAPPTSGTVSYSVVPTNGSATPTVTSINLDGPSPGNAYVYESFEDSDSSLYENHVGAGLVGRWIGGLHVASGSMSYGLLPTSGNQVYNNGSNTTTGALLRPELAEAGLLNDGAELWFSFLTNNTSSSNTAVVFSLGTDRSDYFDGIEDDGEGIGVNLHQGSSPQAATWTPNRSTGSSSSSIPNNTTRLVVGKITWGADEASADTIEVFLPGNDFSMPSTPVSSTSAVLDQSKFRVVSFGGKNAGSPKIDEIRFAASYADVIASDLMVADTTAPTPDPMTWSSAPSALGDSSITMTANTASDPSGVEYYFEETSGNPGGTNSEWQDSPTYTDTGLNPETTYSYTVTARDKSPDQNSTNASTPASPATTQAVDIIAPPTPSFETQPTAISHHSITMTAAAVTDPNGVEYYFTETSGHPGGSDSGWQDSTVYIDSGLDPLTTYSYTVMARDKASAANTSAPSPAESAVTDEAPPIPNGALIYEPFAQTGGSLSGVSGGEGLNSWNSNNNPSIAETPTITYGDLPTSGGQLNLPNTGGTDAWVTTKSTLGDYGLLNDGATLWFSYVFVKTSGDSSNEKGGFSFGTDRIDGAYNGTKMNNSGNGLGVITRTKSISAAGWLNGGNGSTGGSITIDYTTPILVVGKIEWGATTGDDETITIYTPAMDDLTSLDAGVTHSVSGFDQSLIDTISFTQRNSNGDQIYDEIRFGATYEAVIGAEAGGSDYDVWASIYAPADLEDPSADFDKDGVSNREELIWGLDPTNGNSANPISIPLDPTTGTMTYTRRPPSLTGITYTYEWTTTMAEDDWTAFTPSDESSDNGSFTEEVTITLPSALLNGNNLFIRVAAYEE; this comes from the coding sequence ATGATCCATAACCATTTCGCCCGCTTGCGCTACACCGCTATTCCGGTTTTCCTGACTGTCTTTTTTGCTCTGAGTTCGGAGCTTTGTGCTGAGCAAGCAGGGAGCAGTCCGTTGAAAATTTTCATCCTAGTCGGCCAATCTAATATGGTCGGCCAGGGGGAGATATCTCCACAAAGTAAACCTGGAACACTGGAATATCTCGTCGCAAACGACCCTAAGGCGGAATATCAACACCTCGTAGATGGCTCGGGGGACTGGGTGGTGCGTGATGATGTATGGATTCAAGAACGATTTGCATCCAGAGGGGGATTGACTGCTGGCTACGGAGGAGATACTGCAGCAGGGCTCACCGACCTCATCGGCCCTGAACTTGGCTTCGGCCATGCCGTTGGCGATTTATATGAAGAGCAAGTGCTTATTATCAAAGCCGCTTGGGGTGGTAAGAGTTTAGGGCTCGATTTTCTTCCCCCAAGTTCCGGCCCTTATCCCACACCAACTGAGTCTGGTGATCCAGGGTATTTCTATCAGCAAGTCCTCGAAGCTGTTAGTGCTGTCACCGATAACTTAACGACCTACTTTCCTGACTATGATGGTGGTGGTTATGAAATTGCCGGTTTCTGCTGGCATCAGGGCTGGAACGATCGGATCGACTCAGGCTTCAGCAATGCCTACGAGACAAACATGGTAAATTTCATCAATGACATGCGGACAGACCTCGGTGCTCCGAATCTGCCTTTTGTCATCGCCTCTGCTGCGCAAGACCCATGGATTACTTATACCAAAGTAGAGAAAGCCCAGCTGAAAATGGCCGATGTAGCTGCCTATCCAGCATTTGCTGGAAATGTCGCAGCCATCGATACACGTGCCAGTTATGACGGTTTGTCCTTCTGGCAGCTGGCTGAAAATTCACCAGCAGACCAAGGCTACCACTGGAACAGAAATGCCAAGAGCTACCTCAACATTGGTAAAGCAATGGCTGATGCCATGTCGTTGATGGTGAAACCTCGTTGTCCCTACCGCTTGAAAGCGAACGGTGACGGGTCAGGAGTCAATCTTAGCTGGGAAAATGGATCTGACGCTCTAACAAGTGTGGGAGTGAATCGTCACGGCACCACCATCGCAGCTGCTGTATCTACTGGCACATCATCCTTCCTCGACACCACTGCGCAGCCAGGCGTAATCGAATATGAACTGATTTTTACCAAATCCGGGACACCCTGCCCGCCGCTGACGCTCACGTTCGATGCCGGAATCACTGATCTGGAAGCTTATCGCACGCAAACCAGCGTAAAACTTCGCTGGGTCAACAATCTCGGATACACAGGTATTGAAATTCGTCGTGACGGAGCCCTGATATCAACCTTGACTGGCACCGAAACAAGCTTCGTGGATACCGCGCCACCCACATCCGGCACAGTGAGCTATAGCGTTGTGCCAACTAATGGATCCGCTACGCCCACCGTGACATCCATCAACCTAGACGGCCCGTCTCCGGGTAATGCCTACGTCTACGAATCATTTGAGGATTCGGACTCATCACTTTACGAAAACCATGTTGGTGCTGGTCTTGTAGGGAGATGGATTGGTGGCCTGCATGTTGCATCAGGCAGTATGAGCTATGGATTATTGCCCACCTCTGGCAATCAAGTTTACAATAATGGGAGTAACACGACCACAGGTGCGCTGCTTCGCCCAGAGCTTGCCGAGGCAGGTTTGCTCAATGATGGAGCTGAGCTTTGGTTTAGCTTTCTAACCAACAACACATCAAGCTCTAATACCGCCGTTGTTTTCTCCCTCGGCACAGACCGGAGCGATTATTTTGATGGAATAGAAGATGACGGTGAAGGCATCGGTGTGAACCTCCATCAAGGCTCATCTCCACAGGCAGCCACTTGGACTCCAAACCGTTCCACAGGCTCCAGCTCAAGCAGTATACCTAACAATACTACTCGGCTTGTAGTGGGGAAAATCACTTGGGGAGCAGATGAGGCATCGGCGGACACCATCGAAGTTTTCCTGCCGGGCAATGATTTCAGTATGCCTTCTACTCCTGTTTCCTCGACATCAGCCGTGCTTGACCAATCTAAGTTCAGAGTCGTCTCCTTTGGTGGGAAAAACGCAGGCTCCCCAAAAATTGATGAGATCCGGTTCGCAGCAAGTTATGCGGATGTGATCGCCAGTGATCTAATGGTGGCAGATACAACCGCACCTACACCTGACCCAATGACTTGGTCCTCAGCCCCATCCGCATTGGGTGATAGTAGCATCACAATGACTGCCAATACGGCGAGCGATCCGAGTGGCGTAGAGTATTATTTTGAAGAAACCTCGGGAAATCCAGGTGGAACTAACAGTGAATGGCAAGACAGCCCAACCTATACTGACACAGGGCTAAATCCTGAAACCACCTACAGTTATACCGTAACAGCGCGAGACAAAAGCCCTGATCAAAATAGCACAAATGCGTCAACACCAGCATCTCCAGCCACAACTCAAGCTGTTGACATCATTGCCCCACCTACTCCTTCATTTGAAACGCAGCCCACTGCAATATCGCATCATAGTATCACGATGACGGCGGCTGCCGTTACTGACCCTAACGGTGTGGAATACTACTTCACGGAAACAAGTGGCCACCCTGGAGGCTCGGACAGTGGATGGCAAGATAGCACGGTTTACATTGATTCTGGATTAGATCCGCTAACAACCTACTCATACACGGTGATGGCGCGTGACAAAGCTTCGGCAGCCAATACAAGTGCTCCCTCACCTGCAGAATCGGCAGTCACTGATGAAGCGCCTCCAATTCCAAACGGAGCTTTGATCTATGAGCCCTTTGCGCAAACTGGCGGATCACTCAGCGGTGTGTCAGGAGGAGAAGGTTTGAATAGTTGGAATTCAAACAACAATCCGAGCATCGCAGAAACCCCGACTATAACATATGGAGACTTACCCACCTCCGGAGGCCAGCTGAACCTCCCTAACACCGGAGGGACAGATGCGTGGGTTACCACAAAATCTACACTCGGCGATTACGGCTTACTCAATGACGGCGCAACTCTATGGTTCAGCTATGTCTTTGTGAAGACATCGGGAGACTCATCAAACGAAAAGGGCGGGTTTTCCTTTGGTACAGACAGAATTGATGGAGCATACAACGGCACCAAAATGAATAATTCTGGGAATGGACTCGGCGTCATTACCAGAACAAAGAGCATCAGCGCTGCAGGCTGGCTTAATGGAGGAAATGGAAGCACTGGCGGCAGCATTACCATTGACTACACGACCCCCATCCTAGTCGTCGGAAAGATCGAATGGGGGGCCACGACTGGGGATGATGAAACGATTACAATCTACACACCTGCGATGGATGACCTAACCTCCTTAGATGCAGGAGTCACTCATAGCGTATCCGGATTTGACCAATCATTAATAGACACCATCAGCTTCACTCAGCGAAATTCCAATGGTGATCAGATCTATGATGAGATCCGCTTTGGCGCGACATACGAAGCCGTCATTGGTGCTGAAGCCGGAGGCTCAGATTATGACGTATGGGCTTCCATCTACGCACCAGCTGATCTTGAGGATCCAAGTGCTGACTTTGATAAAGATGGGGTATCCAACAGAGAGGAGCTGATCTGGGGACTTGACCCTACCAATGGCAACTCAGCCAATCCAATCTCGATTCCCCTAGATCCAACGACAGGAACCATGACTTACACACGCCGCCCTCCGTCGTTGACCGGTATCACATACACCTATGAATGGACTACCACTATGGCTGAAGATGACTGGACGGCGTTCACCCCATCGGATGAATCTTCAGACAACGGCAGTTTCACTGAAGAGGTAACCATCACCCTTCCTTCCGCTTTATTAAATGGCAATAATCTTTTCATCCGTGTCGCAGCCTACGAAGAATAA
- a CDS encoding YdjY domain-containing protein — MKQTPPKHHPLIGVVTVAILLAMIPTDKAVADSTAKTTSSESGSTESLEGALKKLKLPGVHINLKEHCVDVDGEICLDEGPLELLACTKNSKEHESIIAVGAMPRHIHTALLLMGSTPGNPAMQKPLSKQNGTWVHVPPRGAPVDVFIVFKNKQGIVVERPVCDLIKAYSGKKKLRTKQKDSQFPTNTFLFAGSFLRNHGNGARKYLADMSGHVISIATFGDELLCLPRVYSHSTNSLEWQIDATHLPEVGTKVKLRLRPKVAPAPDADKVNEKQ, encoded by the coding sequence GTGAAGCAAACACCGCCGAAACATCATCCCTTAATTGGCGTGGTAACTGTAGCGATACTATTGGCGATGATACCCACCGACAAAGCGGTCGCAGATAGCACTGCTAAGACGACTTCCTCCGAGAGTGGGTCGACAGAATCTTTGGAGGGAGCACTTAAAAAACTTAAATTGCCAGGTGTTCACATCAACCTCAAGGAACATTGCGTAGATGTGGACGGCGAAATCTGTCTTGATGAAGGGCCTCTAGAGCTTCTTGCTTGTACCAAAAATAGTAAAGAGCACGAGTCCATAATTGCAGTGGGTGCAATGCCTCGACATATACACACAGCACTCCTTCTAATGGGTTCTACGCCAGGGAATCCTGCAATGCAAAAACCGTTGAGCAAACAGAACGGAACTTGGGTTCATGTCCCCCCAAGAGGTGCCCCTGTAGATGTCTTTATAGTTTTTAAGAACAAACAAGGAATTGTTGTAGAACGGCCTGTATGCGATTTAATAAAGGCTTATTCTGGGAAAAAGAAACTGCGAACAAAGCAAAAGGATAGCCAATTTCCTACAAATACATTCTTGTTCGCCGGTTCATTTCTCCGTAATCATGGTAACGGAGCTCGCAAATATCTAGCTGACATGAGCGGCCATGTGATTTCCATTGCTACCTTTGGGGATGAACTCCTTTGTTTACCTAGAGTGTATAGTCATTCTACGAACTCGCTAGAGTGGCAGATTGATGCCACACATCTCCCGGAAGTTGGGACTAAAGTTAAACTTCGCCTTCGTCCTAAGGTTGCGCCAGCCCCTGATGCAGACAAGGTAAATGAGAAACAATAA